A genome region from Gouania willdenowi chromosome 9, fGouWil2.1, whole genome shotgun sequence includes the following:
- the LOC114469249 gene encoding uncharacterized protein LOC114469249 isoform X2 — translation MSETEEPSTMGSEESELRVLLLCNNSPKRTRVLSLVMGVEELSLDEPESCLRFRVPIALMKKTKMVVVVPPDLLFSKTTEKKTREMIEICVKRCDPGPHVFLLALQPEYFSDQQMKNISSILHMFSEDPFHRSVILELSPLQQSFQMDNLQPLLELTEKCQGRVLHEQNFEFSELMKDFNVILEEKYQQREEEKSSSSSDTGSPLRILLLGGNEQSQINLCKLIPQNRDLIPENQTLIEQISVLLGRWKGTTLTFVRFSNIFSRDREYVKQSLKTCVCLCHPGPNLLLVLVKPSIFTEKKRHRLKFMFDLFGKEAFQRSLVVTVDGEDQTNLSVDRLLASCGGRCLYVIGEDVGAFMEKLKSVIREKDGSLSLSKISSNEKKNVALNLILCGSNRKLKTLASQVFSIQRELYVLELPALFGESQEIVMKESFQCVSQCEPQGVHAFILVLPAGPLTSEDNQEIEMLQKIFGPRIFKLTLIIFSVESELIPPDHFNCLKAHKKIQQLCKRYEERSDVFNLKDKNQIPELMDMMVELRYFGHSGYTIKTFAHAQIEKNLLQENLIRELHGKLQSLDKNLTGEEEIESPDCLRIVLLGKTGNGKSSSGNTILGKPVFKAKTCTEPVTKRCEKGQGEVDGRSVIVVDTPGLFDRNFSHEQVYEELVKCISMLAPGPHVFLLVLPIGRFTPEDEETLKLLKKGFGKNADKFTIVLFSKGDTLEHSIEHYIQESTDSFKKLISDCGERFHVFENKDNNRAQVRELIKKIDAMVRANGGECFTNEMLQEAEAAIRKEAERILKAKEKEMERETHELERKYKADIQKMTKKIEEQRGEIDKEINLREKQLKEKEDIIIQLEIKHEQEIRITDEEEKKNAHEKLESLKRYEKTEKLQAELKQDVNMKETLEKELEKVRADTREARAACERERAERVKENHQRMLEKFNEIQKLKDEYKLEKEKLGRETKEEEQRLRQKEESKRKELEEKHLMFVRKMKDSHEEKARKQAEELNGFKEKYYHVLKEQETLNKHKEAEFNLMKVLCTLNEKTRKKKQAEEIQKVVQCVTKRRENIKKVRKLVKRQEREMQSEKDLNSKEMLQSEHEKEIAELIQELLNRLDVNPCSIL, via the exons GCTCGGAGGAATCAGAGCTGAGGGTTCTCCTGCTCTGTAACAACAGCCCAAAGAGAACCAGAGTTCTCAGCCTGGTGATGGGAGTAGAAGAGCTGTCCCTCGATGAACCCGAGAGCTGCCTGAGGTTCCGAGTTCCCATAGCTTTAATGAAGAAGACAAAGATGGTTGTGGTGGTTCCTCCAGACTTGCTCTTCTCCAAAACCACAGAGAAGAAGACTCGTGAAATGATAGAGATCTGCGTAAAGCGCTGTGATCCCGGCCCTCACGTCTTCCTGCTGGCCCTGCAGCCTGAATACTtcagtgatcagcagatgaagAATATCAGCAGCATCCTGCATATGTTTAGTGAGGACCCCTTCCATCGCTCTGTGATTCTGGAGCTGTCTCCACTACAGCAGAGTTTCCAAAT ggATAACCTCCAGCCCTTGTTGGAATTGACCGAAAAGTGTCAGGGCCGAGTTCTGCATGAACAGAATTTTGAATTCTCAGAGCTGATGAAGGACTTTAATGTAATTCTGGAGGAGAAATATCAGCAGCGGGAAGAGGAGAAGTCCTCAAGCAGTTCAGACACTG gatcTCCACTCAGGATCTTGCTGCTGGGGGGAAACGAGCAATCCCAAATCAACCTGTGTAAACTAATTCCACAGAACCGAGACTTAATTCCAGAGAATCAAACTTTAATAGAGCAGATATCAGTTCTGCTGGGTCGGTGGAAAGGAACCACTCTGACATTTGTgaggttctccaacatcttcagCAGGGACAGAGAGTATGTGAAGCAGAGTTTGAAGACGTGCGTTTGCCTCTGCCATCCTGGGCCGAACCTCCTGTTGGTCCTTGTCAAACCTTCTATCTTCACAGAGAAGAAAAGACATCGACTGAAGTTCATGTTTGATTTGTTTGGTAAGGAAGCTTTCCAACGCTCTCTGGTCGTTACTGTCGATGGAGAAGATCAGACTAACTTGAGTGTGGACCGTCTGCTGGCCTCGTGTGGAGGACGCTGCCTCTACGTGATAGGAGAAGATGTTGGAGCATTTATGGAAAAGCTCAAGAGTGTGATCAGAGAGAAGGATGGATCTCTGAGCCTGAGCAAGATCAGCTCGAACGAAAAGAAGAATGTAGCTCTGAATCTGATTCTGTGTGGGAGCAACAGAAAGTTAAAGACCTTGGCCTCCCAAGTCTTCTCCATTCAGAGAGAGCTGTATGTACTGGAGCTGCCAGCTCTGTTTGGGGAATCTCAGGAGATTGTAATGAAGGAGTCATTCCAGTGTGTGTCTCAATGTGAGCCTCAGGGTGTCCATGCCTTCATACTGGTCTTACCTGCAGGTCCTCTGACTTCTGAAGACAACCAAGAGATTGAGATGCTGCAGAAGATCTTTGGCCCTAGAATATTTAAATTAACACTGATTATCTTCTCTGTGGAGTCTGAGCTGATACCTCCAGATCACTTCAACTGTTTGAAGGCACACAAAAAAATCCAGCAGCTCTGTAAGCGCTATGAAGAAAGATCTGATGTGTTTAACCTGAAGGACAAAAACCAAATCCCTGAGCTGATGGATATGATGGTTGAACTGAGATATTTTGGACATTCTGGTTACACCATAAAGACATTTGCTCACGCCCAAATCGAGAAGAACTTACTACAGGAGAACTTAATCAGAGAGCTACATGGAAAGCTTCAGTCACTGGATAAAAACCTTACAG GTGAGGAAGAAATTGAAAGTCCTGACTGTCTCCGGATCGTCTTGCTTGGGAAGACAGGAAATGGAAAAAGCTCCTCAGGAAACACCATCCTGGGAAAACCAGTCTTTAAGGCCAAGACTTGCACTGAACCAGTGACCAAGCGTTGTGAGAAGGGTCAGGGCGAGGTAGACGGGCGTTCAGTCATCGTAGTGGACACGCCTGGTCTGTTTGACAGAAATTTTTCCCACGAGCAGGTTTACGAAGAGCTAGTGAAGTGCATCAGCATGTTAGCTCCCGGCCCGCACGTCTTCCTGCTGGTGTTACCCATCGGAAGATTCACACCAGAGGATGAGGAGACCCTGAAACTTCTCAAGAAAGGATTTGGGAAGAACGCTGACAAGTTCACCATTGTCCTCTTCAGTAAAGGAGACACTCTGGAGCATTCCATTGAACACTACATCCAGGAGAGTACGGACTCCTTCAAGAAGCTGATCTCAGACTGTGGAGAAAGATTCCATGTGTTTGAAAACAAGGACAATAATCGTGCCCAAGTCAGGGAGCTGATTAAGAAGATAGACGCCATGGTGAGGGCGAATGGAGGAGAGTGCTTCACCAATGAGATGCTGCAAGAGGCTGAAGCAGCCATCCGGAAAGAGGCAGAGAGGATTCTGAAGGCGAAGGAGAAGGAGATGGAGAGGGAGACGCATGAGCTAGAGAGGAAGTACAAGGCCGATATccaaaagatgacaaaaaaaattgaagaacaAAGAGGAGAAATCGACAAGGAGATAAACCTGAGGGAGAAACAGCTGAAGGAGAAGGAAGACATCATCATTCAGCTGGAGATAAAGCATGAGCAAGAAATAAGGATCACGGAcgaggaagagaagaagaacgcCCATGAGAAGCTGGAAAGCCTGAAGCGttatgaaaaaactgaaaaactacaGGCAGAATTGAAACAAGATGTCAATATGAAGGAGACTTTGGAGAAGGAGCTAGAGAAGGTGAGAGCAGACACAAGGGAGGCTCGGGCCGCCTGTGAGAGAGAACGTGCAGAAAGGGTCAAGGAAAACCATCAGAGGATGCTGGAAAAGTTCAACGAGATTCAGAAACTGAAGGATGAGTACAAACTGGAGAAGGAAAAACTAGGAAGAGAAACCAAGGAAGAGGAACAACGACTTAGACAAAAGGAGGAAAGTAAAAGGAAAGAATTGGAGGAAAAACACTTGATGTTCGTGCGAAAGATGAAGGACTCACACGAAGAGAAAGCTCGGAAACAGGCGGAGGAATTAAACGGATTCAAGGAGAAGTACTACCATGTGCTAAAGGAGCAGGAGACGTTGAATAAACACAAGGAAGCTGAATTCAACCTGATGAAGGTGTTGTGTACGCTCAACGAAAAgacaaggaagaaaaaacaagCTGAGGAAATCCAAAAGGTAGTGCAATGTGTCACCAAGAGAAGAGAAAACATCAAGAAAGTCCGCAAGCTTGTCAAACGTCAGGAGCGGGAGATGCAATCTGAGAAGGACCTGAATTCAAAAGAAATGCTGCAGAGCGAACATGAGAAGGAGATTGCTGAGCTCATCCAAGAGCTGTTGAACAGATTAGACGTAAACCCGTGTTCCATACTGTAA
- the LOC114469249 gene encoding uncharacterized protein LOC114469249 isoform X1: MSETEEPSTMGSEESELRVLLLCNNSPKRTRVLSLVMGVEELSLDEPESCLRFRVPIALMKKTKMVVVVPPDLLFSKTTEKKTREMIEICVKRCDPGPHVFLLALQPEYFSDQQMKNISSILHMFSEDPFHRSVILELSPLQQSFQMDNLQPLLELTEKCQGRVLHEQNFEFSELMKDFNVILEEKYQQREEEKSSSSSDTVLCVLGSPLRILLLGGNEQSQINLCKLIPQNRDLIPENQTLIEQISVLLGRWKGTTLTFVRFSNIFSRDREYVKQSLKTCVCLCHPGPNLLLVLVKPSIFTEKKRHRLKFMFDLFGKEAFQRSLVVTVDGEDQTNLSVDRLLASCGGRCLYVIGEDVGAFMEKLKSVIREKDGSLSLSKISSNEKKNVALNLILCGSNRKLKTLASQVFSIQRELYVLELPALFGESQEIVMKESFQCVSQCEPQGVHAFILVLPAGPLTSEDNQEIEMLQKIFGPRIFKLTLIIFSVESELIPPDHFNCLKAHKKIQQLCKRYEERSDVFNLKDKNQIPELMDMMVELRYFGHSGYTIKTFAHAQIEKNLLQENLIRELHGKLQSLDKNLTGEEEIESPDCLRIVLLGKTGNGKSSSGNTILGKPVFKAKTCTEPVTKRCEKGQGEVDGRSVIVVDTPGLFDRNFSHEQVYEELVKCISMLAPGPHVFLLVLPIGRFTPEDEETLKLLKKGFGKNADKFTIVLFSKGDTLEHSIEHYIQESTDSFKKLISDCGERFHVFENKDNNRAQVRELIKKIDAMVRANGGECFTNEMLQEAEAAIRKEAERILKAKEKEMERETHELERKYKADIQKMTKKIEEQRGEIDKEINLREKQLKEKEDIIIQLEIKHEQEIRITDEEEKKNAHEKLESLKRYEKTEKLQAELKQDVNMKETLEKELEKVRADTREARAACERERAERVKENHQRMLEKFNEIQKLKDEYKLEKEKLGRETKEEEQRLRQKEESKRKELEEKHLMFVRKMKDSHEEKARKQAEELNGFKEKYYHVLKEQETLNKHKEAEFNLMKVLCTLNEKTRKKKQAEEIQKVVQCVTKRRENIKKVRKLVKRQEREMQSEKDLNSKEMLQSEHEKEIAELIQELLNRLDVNPCSIL; the protein is encoded by the exons GCTCGGAGGAATCAGAGCTGAGGGTTCTCCTGCTCTGTAACAACAGCCCAAAGAGAACCAGAGTTCTCAGCCTGGTGATGGGAGTAGAAGAGCTGTCCCTCGATGAACCCGAGAGCTGCCTGAGGTTCCGAGTTCCCATAGCTTTAATGAAGAAGACAAAGATGGTTGTGGTGGTTCCTCCAGACTTGCTCTTCTCCAAAACCACAGAGAAGAAGACTCGTGAAATGATAGAGATCTGCGTAAAGCGCTGTGATCCCGGCCCTCACGTCTTCCTGCTGGCCCTGCAGCCTGAATACTtcagtgatcagcagatgaagAATATCAGCAGCATCCTGCATATGTTTAGTGAGGACCCCTTCCATCGCTCTGTGATTCTGGAGCTGTCTCCACTACAGCAGAGTTTCCAAAT ggATAACCTCCAGCCCTTGTTGGAATTGACCGAAAAGTGTCAGGGCCGAGTTCTGCATGAACAGAATTTTGAATTCTCAGAGCTGATGAAGGACTTTAATGTAATTCTGGAGGAGAAATATCAGCAGCGGGAAGAGGAGAAGTCCTCAAGCAGTTCAGACACTG tcttgtgtgttttaggatcTCCACTCAGGATCTTGCTGCTGGGGGGAAACGAGCAATCCCAAATCAACCTGTGTAAACTAATTCCACAGAACCGAGACTTAATTCCAGAGAATCAAACTTTAATAGAGCAGATATCAGTTCTGCTGGGTCGGTGGAAAGGAACCACTCTGACATTTGTgaggttctccaacatcttcagCAGGGACAGAGAGTATGTGAAGCAGAGTTTGAAGACGTGCGTTTGCCTCTGCCATCCTGGGCCGAACCTCCTGTTGGTCCTTGTCAAACCTTCTATCTTCACAGAGAAGAAAAGACATCGACTGAAGTTCATGTTTGATTTGTTTGGTAAGGAAGCTTTCCAACGCTCTCTGGTCGTTACTGTCGATGGAGAAGATCAGACTAACTTGAGTGTGGACCGTCTGCTGGCCTCGTGTGGAGGACGCTGCCTCTACGTGATAGGAGAAGATGTTGGAGCATTTATGGAAAAGCTCAAGAGTGTGATCAGAGAGAAGGATGGATCTCTGAGCCTGAGCAAGATCAGCTCGAACGAAAAGAAGAATGTAGCTCTGAATCTGATTCTGTGTGGGAGCAACAGAAAGTTAAAGACCTTGGCCTCCCAAGTCTTCTCCATTCAGAGAGAGCTGTATGTACTGGAGCTGCCAGCTCTGTTTGGGGAATCTCAGGAGATTGTAATGAAGGAGTCATTCCAGTGTGTGTCTCAATGTGAGCCTCAGGGTGTCCATGCCTTCATACTGGTCTTACCTGCAGGTCCTCTGACTTCTGAAGACAACCAAGAGATTGAGATGCTGCAGAAGATCTTTGGCCCTAGAATATTTAAATTAACACTGATTATCTTCTCTGTGGAGTCTGAGCTGATACCTCCAGATCACTTCAACTGTTTGAAGGCACACAAAAAAATCCAGCAGCTCTGTAAGCGCTATGAAGAAAGATCTGATGTGTTTAACCTGAAGGACAAAAACCAAATCCCTGAGCTGATGGATATGATGGTTGAACTGAGATATTTTGGACATTCTGGTTACACCATAAAGACATTTGCTCACGCCCAAATCGAGAAGAACTTACTACAGGAGAACTTAATCAGAGAGCTACATGGAAAGCTTCAGTCACTGGATAAAAACCTTACAG GTGAGGAAGAAATTGAAAGTCCTGACTGTCTCCGGATCGTCTTGCTTGGGAAGACAGGAAATGGAAAAAGCTCCTCAGGAAACACCATCCTGGGAAAACCAGTCTTTAAGGCCAAGACTTGCACTGAACCAGTGACCAAGCGTTGTGAGAAGGGTCAGGGCGAGGTAGACGGGCGTTCAGTCATCGTAGTGGACACGCCTGGTCTGTTTGACAGAAATTTTTCCCACGAGCAGGTTTACGAAGAGCTAGTGAAGTGCATCAGCATGTTAGCTCCCGGCCCGCACGTCTTCCTGCTGGTGTTACCCATCGGAAGATTCACACCAGAGGATGAGGAGACCCTGAAACTTCTCAAGAAAGGATTTGGGAAGAACGCTGACAAGTTCACCATTGTCCTCTTCAGTAAAGGAGACACTCTGGAGCATTCCATTGAACACTACATCCAGGAGAGTACGGACTCCTTCAAGAAGCTGATCTCAGACTGTGGAGAAAGATTCCATGTGTTTGAAAACAAGGACAATAATCGTGCCCAAGTCAGGGAGCTGATTAAGAAGATAGACGCCATGGTGAGGGCGAATGGAGGAGAGTGCTTCACCAATGAGATGCTGCAAGAGGCTGAAGCAGCCATCCGGAAAGAGGCAGAGAGGATTCTGAAGGCGAAGGAGAAGGAGATGGAGAGGGAGACGCATGAGCTAGAGAGGAAGTACAAGGCCGATATccaaaagatgacaaaaaaaattgaagaacaAAGAGGAGAAATCGACAAGGAGATAAACCTGAGGGAGAAACAGCTGAAGGAGAAGGAAGACATCATCATTCAGCTGGAGATAAAGCATGAGCAAGAAATAAGGATCACGGAcgaggaagagaagaagaacgcCCATGAGAAGCTGGAAAGCCTGAAGCGttatgaaaaaactgaaaaactacaGGCAGAATTGAAACAAGATGTCAATATGAAGGAGACTTTGGAGAAGGAGCTAGAGAAGGTGAGAGCAGACACAAGGGAGGCTCGGGCCGCCTGTGAGAGAGAACGTGCAGAAAGGGTCAAGGAAAACCATCAGAGGATGCTGGAAAAGTTCAACGAGATTCAGAAACTGAAGGATGAGTACAAACTGGAGAAGGAAAAACTAGGAAGAGAAACCAAGGAAGAGGAACAACGACTTAGACAAAAGGAGGAAAGTAAAAGGAAAGAATTGGAGGAAAAACACTTGATGTTCGTGCGAAAGATGAAGGACTCACACGAAGAGAAAGCTCGGAAACAGGCGGAGGAATTAAACGGATTCAAGGAGAAGTACTACCATGTGCTAAAGGAGCAGGAGACGTTGAATAAACACAAGGAAGCTGAATTCAACCTGATGAAGGTGTTGTGTACGCTCAACGAAAAgacaaggaagaaaaaacaagCTGAGGAAATCCAAAAGGTAGTGCAATGTGTCACCAAGAGAAGAGAAAACATCAAGAAAGTCCGCAAGCTTGTCAAACGTCAGGAGCGGGAGATGCAATCTGAGAAGGACCTGAATTCAAAAGAAATGCTGCAGAGCGAACATGAGAAGGAGATTGCTGAGCTCATCCAAGAGCTGTTGAACAGATTAGACGTAAACCCGTGTTCCATACTGTAA
- the LOC114469249 gene encoding uncharacterized protein LOC114469249 isoform X3, with the protein MKDFNVILEEKYQQREEEKSSSSSDTVLCVLGSPLRILLLGGNEQSQINLCKLIPQNRDLIPENQTLIEQISVLLGRWKGTTLTFVRFSNIFSRDREYVKQSLKTCVCLCHPGPNLLLVLVKPSIFTEKKRHRLKFMFDLFGKEAFQRSLVVTVDGEDQTNLSVDRLLASCGGRCLYVIGEDVGAFMEKLKSVIREKDGSLSLSKISSNEKKNVALNLILCGSNRKLKTLASQVFSIQRELYVLELPALFGESQEIVMKESFQCVSQCEPQGVHAFILVLPAGPLTSEDNQEIEMLQKIFGPRIFKLTLIIFSVESELIPPDHFNCLKAHKKIQQLCKRYEERSDVFNLKDKNQIPELMDMMVELRYFGHSGYTIKTFAHAQIEKNLLQENLIRELHGKLQSLDKNLTGEEEIESPDCLRIVLLGKTGNGKSSSGNTILGKPVFKAKTCTEPVTKRCEKGQGEVDGRSVIVVDTPGLFDRNFSHEQVYEELVKCISMLAPGPHVFLLVLPIGRFTPEDEETLKLLKKGFGKNADKFTIVLFSKGDTLEHSIEHYIQESTDSFKKLISDCGERFHVFENKDNNRAQVRELIKKIDAMVRANGGECFTNEMLQEAEAAIRKEAERILKAKEKEMERETHELERKYKADIQKMTKKIEEQRGEIDKEINLREKQLKEKEDIIIQLEIKHEQEIRITDEEEKKNAHEKLESLKRYEKTEKLQAELKQDVNMKETLEKELEKVRADTREARAACERERAERVKENHQRMLEKFNEIQKLKDEYKLEKEKLGRETKEEEQRLRQKEESKRKELEEKHLMFVRKMKDSHEEKARKQAEELNGFKEKYYHVLKEQETLNKHKEAEFNLMKVLCTLNEKTRKKKQAEEIQKVVQCVTKRRENIKKVRKLVKRQEREMQSEKDLNSKEMLQSEHEKEIAELIQELLNRLDVNPCSIL; encoded by the exons ATGAAGGACTTTAATGTAATTCTGGAGGAGAAATATCAGCAGCGGGAAGAGGAGAAGTCCTCAAGCAGTTCAGACACTG tcttgtgtgttttaggatcTCCACTCAGGATCTTGCTGCTGGGGGGAAACGAGCAATCCCAAATCAACCTGTGTAAACTAATTCCACAGAACCGAGACTTAATTCCAGAGAATCAAACTTTAATAGAGCAGATATCAGTTCTGCTGGGTCGGTGGAAAGGAACCACTCTGACATTTGTgaggttctccaacatcttcagCAGGGACAGAGAGTATGTGAAGCAGAGTTTGAAGACGTGCGTTTGCCTCTGCCATCCTGGGCCGAACCTCCTGTTGGTCCTTGTCAAACCTTCTATCTTCACAGAGAAGAAAAGACATCGACTGAAGTTCATGTTTGATTTGTTTGGTAAGGAAGCTTTCCAACGCTCTCTGGTCGTTACTGTCGATGGAGAAGATCAGACTAACTTGAGTGTGGACCGTCTGCTGGCCTCGTGTGGAGGACGCTGCCTCTACGTGATAGGAGAAGATGTTGGAGCATTTATGGAAAAGCTCAAGAGTGTGATCAGAGAGAAGGATGGATCTCTGAGCCTGAGCAAGATCAGCTCGAACGAAAAGAAGAATGTAGCTCTGAATCTGATTCTGTGTGGGAGCAACAGAAAGTTAAAGACCTTGGCCTCCCAAGTCTTCTCCATTCAGAGAGAGCTGTATGTACTGGAGCTGCCAGCTCTGTTTGGGGAATCTCAGGAGATTGTAATGAAGGAGTCATTCCAGTGTGTGTCTCAATGTGAGCCTCAGGGTGTCCATGCCTTCATACTGGTCTTACCTGCAGGTCCTCTGACTTCTGAAGACAACCAAGAGATTGAGATGCTGCAGAAGATCTTTGGCCCTAGAATATTTAAATTAACACTGATTATCTTCTCTGTGGAGTCTGAGCTGATACCTCCAGATCACTTCAACTGTTTGAAGGCACACAAAAAAATCCAGCAGCTCTGTAAGCGCTATGAAGAAAGATCTGATGTGTTTAACCTGAAGGACAAAAACCAAATCCCTGAGCTGATGGATATGATGGTTGAACTGAGATATTTTGGACATTCTGGTTACACCATAAAGACATTTGCTCACGCCCAAATCGAGAAGAACTTACTACAGGAGAACTTAATCAGAGAGCTACATGGAAAGCTTCAGTCACTGGATAAAAACCTTACAG GTGAGGAAGAAATTGAAAGTCCTGACTGTCTCCGGATCGTCTTGCTTGGGAAGACAGGAAATGGAAAAAGCTCCTCAGGAAACACCATCCTGGGAAAACCAGTCTTTAAGGCCAAGACTTGCACTGAACCAGTGACCAAGCGTTGTGAGAAGGGTCAGGGCGAGGTAGACGGGCGTTCAGTCATCGTAGTGGACACGCCTGGTCTGTTTGACAGAAATTTTTCCCACGAGCAGGTTTACGAAGAGCTAGTGAAGTGCATCAGCATGTTAGCTCCCGGCCCGCACGTCTTCCTGCTGGTGTTACCCATCGGAAGATTCACACCAGAGGATGAGGAGACCCTGAAACTTCTCAAGAAAGGATTTGGGAAGAACGCTGACAAGTTCACCATTGTCCTCTTCAGTAAAGGAGACACTCTGGAGCATTCCATTGAACACTACATCCAGGAGAGTACGGACTCCTTCAAGAAGCTGATCTCAGACTGTGGAGAAAGATTCCATGTGTTTGAAAACAAGGACAATAATCGTGCCCAAGTCAGGGAGCTGATTAAGAAGATAGACGCCATGGTGAGGGCGAATGGAGGAGAGTGCTTCACCAATGAGATGCTGCAAGAGGCTGAAGCAGCCATCCGGAAAGAGGCAGAGAGGATTCTGAAGGCGAAGGAGAAGGAGATGGAGAGGGAGACGCATGAGCTAGAGAGGAAGTACAAGGCCGATATccaaaagatgacaaaaaaaattgaagaacaAAGAGGAGAAATCGACAAGGAGATAAACCTGAGGGAGAAACAGCTGAAGGAGAAGGAAGACATCATCATTCAGCTGGAGATAAAGCATGAGCAAGAAATAAGGATCACGGAcgaggaagagaagaagaacgcCCATGAGAAGCTGGAAAGCCTGAAGCGttatgaaaaaactgaaaaactacaGGCAGAATTGAAACAAGATGTCAATATGAAGGAGACTTTGGAGAAGGAGCTAGAGAAGGTGAGAGCAGACACAAGGGAGGCTCGGGCCGCCTGTGAGAGAGAACGTGCAGAAAGGGTCAAGGAAAACCATCAGAGGATGCTGGAAAAGTTCAACGAGATTCAGAAACTGAAGGATGAGTACAAACTGGAGAAGGAAAAACTAGGAAGAGAAACCAAGGAAGAGGAACAACGACTTAGACAAAAGGAGGAAAGTAAAAGGAAAGAATTGGAGGAAAAACACTTGATGTTCGTGCGAAAGATGAAGGACTCACACGAAGAGAAAGCTCGGAAACAGGCGGAGGAATTAAACGGATTCAAGGAGAAGTACTACCATGTGCTAAAGGAGCAGGAGACGTTGAATAAACACAAGGAAGCTGAATTCAACCTGATGAAGGTGTTGTGTACGCTCAACGAAAAgacaaggaagaaaaaacaagCTGAGGAAATCCAAAAGGTAGTGCAATGTGTCACCAAGAGAAGAGAAAACATCAAGAAAGTCCGCAAGCTTGTCAAACGTCAGGAGCGGGAGATGCAATCTGAGAAGGACCTGAATTCAAAAGAAATGCTGCAGAGCGAACATGAGAAGGAGATTGCTGAGCTCATCCAAGAGCTGTTGAACAGATTAGACGTAAACCCGTGTTCCATACTGTAA